A window of Kangiella sp. TOML190 genomic DNA:
TGATGTGGCTAATGATAACGGTGATGGTGCCACGCCATTAACCCAAGATGTGAACTTTAGAGATGCTTCGGATGATGTCGATCCGGGCGGCCCAACCGCAGATTGTGCTTATGTACAAAACTTTGATGGCTTGGCGCCACAATATGACTCTAAACTATATTATTCGCTCAATAGAGGAGCCAATGGCCAGCATATAGCCATGTCAAATGCTATCCCAAGTGATGCTAGCGGTAGCGGTAAATTCTTGTTCCATAATACGGATGATGATCCTGTTGAGCCCAGCACGTCAGCTACCACTCAAGGTGAAGCTTGGGGCAGCCCGGGAGTCAGCCCGATAATGGTTATACCTAACACTCTCTATCGCTTGGTCTTTAAGATGGCGAGTAATAACCGCCGAAACCCTCCCTTGATCGATGTGCAAATAAACGGTATTACCTTAGGAATAGGACTAACGCCAGCTTCACAGCGTATTTGGGAAACTTTTAGTGTGAACTGGTTTTCAGGCAGTACTAATACTGCTGATATATCTCTGATCCAAACCCGAGAATTGTCAGGAGGGTTGGACTGGGGATTTGATGAAATAGAGTTGTGTGCGATTCGCCCAGATATTCAAGTAACCAAGGATGACGCTGCGGCTAGTTATACCCCAGGCGGTACAGGAAGCTATGTTATTCGGATCAGTAACTTGGATTTGAGTATACCTGATCACGGAGTAGAAGGCGTTTCAATTAATGATACCTTGCCTGATGGAGTGACCTTATCTGGCGCTTGGTCTTCTGCAGTGACCTCAGCTGGCGCGGGGGTGGTGACTACTGGCTGCGGCTCAGCAAGCGGCGGGGCTGTTGGCGATAGTGCGGTGAGTTTATTGGTGGATTTAGCCGATGGCGGAGAGGTTTCCATAAGCGTCCCTGTCCAATATGCTATCGACTCTTTGGACTATTAAGGTGCTGCTCACTGCTACGCAGAATTTTTAGTGTATTGAAAGGGTAAAGCGAGTGTGAACTAGGTTTTACGACTTAAGACTAAAGTTGCTTTTTGTAAAAAAGTGTGACACCCAACCCAGTCCAAAGTGAATCCTTAGGGTAGTATCGGGCTTTATTTTGTTCCTATAAGCCAGTATTGACAATGAGAAAGCTATTAAAACCCTTTGCCATTTTGCTTACAAGTCTAGTGCTATACGCTTGTGGTGGTGGCTCCGATTCGGAAACTACCACTACTACACCGCCACCTACCGGCGGCGGTAATCCTCCACCTCCGGTTACCAAAGCTGAAGCGGTTCGTTTGCTACAACAAGCTACTTTTGGTACCCGAATGCAAGATATCGATGAAGTTGTCGATAGGGGGATCGAGGATTGGATTGATTGGCAACTGAGCCTGCCTGCGACTAAGCATTTAGACTATTACAACGAAGTCACGATTGAAGATGATAATACCTGGAGCCAGCATATTAATGCTTGGTGGGATCGCTCTTTAACCGCTGAAGATCAGTTAAAACAAAGAGTTGCTTTTGCCTTAAGCCAGATATTGGTCATTGGACAGTCAGGAGTTAGTGCTGGAGGCCAAGACGGTGTGCGCTCACTTTCCAATTATTATGATGTATTACTGACAGAAGGTTTGGGTAACTATCGTCAGTTGATTGAGTCAGTCACCCTAAATCCAGTGATGGGTGAATACTTGAGTATGCTGCGTAATGAAAAGCCTGACTTGGAAAAAAATATTCGTCCGGATGAGAACTATGCAAGAGAGTTGATGCAGCTTTTCACCATTGGCTTGGTCGAGCTTGAGCTTGATGGTGAGGTTAAAACCGGTAGTCAGGGCAATCCTATCCCTACTTACAATCAGGACATTATTGAAGGTTTTGCCCACGTATTTACCGGCTGGACCTGGAGCAATGCGGAAAGGTTCAAATGGTGGGATGAGAATCGAGATCTGCTTGGTCCAATGAAGGCCTTTGCCGATTATCATGCGGAAGGCGAAAAGCAAGTATTAAATGGAGTTGTGATCCCTGCCGGCCAAACGCCAGAGCAGGACTTAGAGCAAGCACTGGACAATATTTTCAATCATCCTAACGTTGGCCCTTTTATTTCTAAGCAATTGATTCAGAAATTGGTTACCAGCAATCCTTCTAATGCTTATGTGCAGAGAGTGGCTACCATTTTTAACAATAATGGAGCGGGTGTTCGGGGCGATATGAAAGCCGTTGTTAAAGCCATTTTAATGGATGACGAGGCTCGTAGCGGAACCACTTCTAGTGACAAAATTTTCGGTAAAGTAAAAGAGCCTATTTTGCGCTTGACTGCTTTGTGGCGCGCTTTTGATGCGAAAACGACCAATGGTATTTATGACTTTCGCTGGGTAAACAACGACTTTGCTCAGGGCCCTTTACAATCACCCAGTGTCTTTAATTTCTTTTCGCCATTTTATTCACCGCAAGGTCAATTTAAAGATAATGACTGGGTCGCTCCTGAAATGCAGATTCACTCTGAAGGGACTATGGCTAAAATGACCAATCATTTGCATTGGCGAGCGCTTAGCTTGAATAATTTCGCTAGAGCTAATCCAGATGAGAATGATATTGTTATAGATATTACTCGAGAACGAGATTTGGCCAATGATATAGATGCTTTGATCGATCACTTAAATTTATTATTGTTAGCCGAACAAATGAGTGATGAACTCAAACTAGCATTGACTGATTTTCTAAACAGTTTTGGTGAGGAAGATTATGAAGATAAAGCGGCTGATGCCATTGGTTTAATTATTACATCGCCAGAATTTGCGGTTCAACGATAAGGGGTTTGAGAAACATGACATCTAAAAAAGTAAACCGCAGAGATTTTTTAAAGCTTGGTGCTGGTGCTTTGGCTACGGCGGGACTAGCCAATTGGCCCCAAGCGGGCTTAGCTGCTGCCAATCCGCCGTCGGATTACAAAGCAATCGTGAACATCTTTTTCTTGGGTGGTAATGATGGTTTTAATATGGTTATTCCGCGCAGTGATTTTGAATACGATGAATACGCGGCTTCGCGGCAAAATTTAGCCGTAGCTAAATCTGACTTACTGGCCATTAACCCAATCACAGCCGGTGGTGCTCAATATGGACTACACCCTATGATGAGTGAAGTGCAGCAGCTTTTCTCAGACGGCAGACTAGGCGTAATGGCTAATGTGGGTAACTTGATTCAACCTGTTACTAAAGCCCAGCTTGAGAACCCGAATACACCGCGACCAAGGCAACTGTTTTCGCATAACGACCAGCAGGATCAATGGCGTTATGGCGACCCTAACACAGAGCAGTCGGGTTGGGGCGGTCGTCTTATGGATTATAAGATAGCCGATAACACCAATCCATTGTTAACGGGAATGGCTATCGGTGGTCGCTCGAAATGGTTAGTTAGCCAACAAAACTTGGATATTTCCATTAATCGCAATGGTTTTGATAACTATAGCTATGTTCGTCCGGATGCGAATTGGACCCAGAATAGACGTACTGCTTTTCAAAGTTTATTGCATCAAAACTACGGTAATGCTTTTGCTCAAGAATTCTCGGGTACTCAAAAAAGAACCATGGATCTGGTGGAGCAAGTAGGCAGTTTAATCAATGATCTGCCGGAATTCACAACGAGTTTACCCGAGCAGCAAAATCGTTTAGCGGAGAGCTTGCGCATGGTTGGTCGTATGATCGCGATCCGCGAACAACTTGGTATGACTCGTCAGGTGTTTTATGTGGCTATGGGCGGTTTTGATACGCATGACGACCAACTTCAAAACCAACCAGCATTGCTACAGCAGATCAGCCAAGCACTTAAGTATTTCTACGATCTAACGGTGGAGTTAGGCGTCGAGAACTCAGTGACTAGCTTTACTAGCTCAGAGTTTGGTCGAACTCTGACCTCCAATGGCGATGGTACCGATCATGCCTGGGGAAATCATCAGTTGATGATGGGCGGTTCAGTGCGCGGTGGCGATATCTATGGCACCATGCCGAGCTTGGAGATCGGTGGTATCGACGATTATCGTGATGACGGGCGGATAATTCCAACCAGCTCAGTAGAGCAGTACGCTAAACCAATTTTAGATTGGTATGGTATGGATGCTAATCAGTTGGCTACTATTTTGCCGAACTTGAGCGCTTTTGATGCCAATGCTTTGGACTTTATGTTGTAGGTAAAAAGCGTTTAAAAAAAGTATCCTATTTGTGCGTGATATTTGTTAGCATGTAGGGCAATGTAAAGCTTGAAGTTCACCAATGTTACGCACGATCACTTGCTCTGCTCTGGGCCTAATCAGCCTTTTGGCACTTTCGGTGCAATCTGCGCCCAGAAAGCTCATCAACGGCTCTTTTGAAGAGCCTGAAGTCACCTTAGCTGCTCAATGGCAGTTATTTAATGAAACTATCGTACCAGGCTGGGATACCACTGCTGCAGGCGGTAGTGTCGAATTGTGGGAGGGTTTATTGGGGATTTCGGCGCCCGATGGTGACCAGATCACCGAGTTGAACTCCACCTCGCGCGCTACCATGTCGCAAAACTTCTGTTTAGCCGACGGTGAAACCCTTAGCTGGAGTTTTTGGCACCGTGGCCGCTCTGGCAATGAACGCATGCGTTTAGACTTTGGTAGCCAAACGGCGACGGACGTGACCACAGGCACCAGTTTTCAACAATATTCAGGCTCCATCACCATTGTCGGCAGTGGTAACAAGAATGTTTCACTGGTATCCATATCGCCCAATAGCTCACTCGGAAATCTAGTCGATGATCTAGTGATCCCCTTACCGCCACTGGTCGAATTTCTAGCGGCAACTAACGGTGGTGTGGAAGGTAGTGGTGATGATATTCCAAGGCTTCGGCTAAATGGTGAGTTGAGCAGTGCTGGCAGCGTTGATGTGGTGGTAACTGGCGGTAGTGCCACTGATGGAACCGACTTTAGCTTAGTGGAAACGGTGGTGGTGCCTGCGGGTGACTATGACGGCACTGCCGCAACTTCCATTCCAATCAATCTAACCATATTGAATACCTTTGATTTAGAGGCTGACGAAACCATTAGTTTTGGCTTGGCTAATGCTTTGGGTGGGGTTCGGATTGCTGATGCGGATTGTGATGGGACGAATCAGCTCAGCAATGTTTACACCATAGCTGACGATGACGATTCGGTTGATCTCAGGGTTATCAAGAACGACTCTCAAGTCAGTTATACTCCCGGCAGTAGCGGGATTTATGTGATCAATGTGTTCAATGATGGCCCCGGCGATGTTCAGGATGCCTTGGTGGTTGATGATTTGCCCAATGGCTTAACACTGAACGGTGCTGTCACTTGTAATACCAGCGCTCCTTCAAGCTGCAATGTCACCTCGGGCGCAACCGAGCCAGTGAACGTTAACGTTTCTTTGGAGTCCGGCGCTTCGGCGATCATTAGCATTCCCGTGTTGTTTTCTGCGGATCCTTCTGATTACCTACCTTAATTCCCTGCCGCTAGCCAAATAGTCTTCTCAAATTAAGGATTCTATTGACGGTAAGCTATGCCGGCCCTTGAGCGCCGATAAAAGTCATCGGCAAGGCTTGTCTTCTGAGCGAATAAGCGGTAATTATCTGCTAACAACAGTTGTTATCCGTTGCTAGATCGTGTATTATTCGCGTCCCTTTGTAGGCGTCATTGCCACAATTAGGGTTGTTCTTGCAAAGTGATTTCTTCATAAGTTATTGATTTTGCTAACAACAGGCTCGATTTGAGTCTGATTAATAAATGGCTACCGCACCCCTCAATGAAGTAGGGTGGAGCGGTTTTTTATGTTCTTTAAATGTAATTTAGGAGTTCTTTGCAATGGCAAAGCAACGTATTCGAATCAGATTGAAAGCATTCGATCACAAGTTGATTGACTTATCGACTTCAGAGATCGTGAACACTGCTAAGCGTACTGGTGCTCAGGTTAAAGGTCCTATTCCTTTACCAACTCGTAAGGAGCGCTACACCATCTTGATTTCACCTCACGTGAATAAAGATGCTCGTGATCAGTACGAAATTCGTACGCACAAGCGTTTAGTAGATATCATCGAGCCAACTGAGAAAACAGTTGATGCATTGATGAAATTGGATTTAGCAGCGGGTGTTGATGTTCAAATTAGTCTTACTTAAGACTAGAGCGAACACTCACTGAATTTGGGTTGATAACCATATAATTGAGGTTAAAACATGGCTATCGGAATTGTAGGTATAAAGCGTGGTATGACTCGTGTCTTCACTGAAGACGGCGTGTCTATTCCCGTGACCGTAGTAGAAGCCGATCCGAATCGCATCGCTCAGTTGAAAACGACTGACGTTGATGGTTACGAAGCGGTTCAAGTAACTACCGGTACCCGTAAAGCAAACCGTATCACTAAAGCAGAAGCA
This region includes:
- a CDS encoding DUF1800 family protein, with translation MRKLLKPFAILLTSLVLYACGGGSDSETTTTTPPPTGGGNPPPPVTKAEAVRLLQQATFGTRMQDIDEVVDRGIEDWIDWQLSLPATKHLDYYNEVTIEDDNTWSQHINAWWDRSLTAEDQLKQRVAFALSQILVIGQSGVSAGGQDGVRSLSNYYDVLLTEGLGNYRQLIESVTLNPVMGEYLSMLRNEKPDLEKNIRPDENYARELMQLFTIGLVELELDGEVKTGSQGNPIPTYNQDIIEGFAHVFTGWTWSNAERFKWWDENRDLLGPMKAFADYHAEGEKQVLNGVVIPAGQTPEQDLEQALDNIFNHPNVGPFISKQLIQKLVTSNPSNAYVQRVATIFNNNGAGVRGDMKAVVKAILMDDEARSGTTSSDKIFGKVKEPILRLTALWRAFDAKTTNGIYDFRWVNNDFAQGPLQSPSVFNFFSPFYSPQGQFKDNDWVAPEMQIHSEGTMAKMTNHLHWRALSLNNFARANPDENDIVIDITRERDLANDIDALIDHLNLLLLAEQMSDELKLALTDFLNSFGEEDYEDKAADAIGLIITSPEFAVQR
- the rpsJ gene encoding 30S ribosomal protein S10; this translates as MAKQRIRIRLKAFDHKLIDLSTSEIVNTAKRTGAQVKGPIPLPTRKERYTILISPHVNKDARDQYEIRTHKRLVDIIEPTEKTVDALMKLDLAAGVDVQISLT
- a CDS encoding DUF1501 domain-containing protein, translated to MTSKKVNRRDFLKLGAGALATAGLANWPQAGLAAANPPSDYKAIVNIFFLGGNDGFNMVIPRSDFEYDEYAASRQNLAVAKSDLLAINPITAGGAQYGLHPMMSEVQQLFSDGRLGVMANVGNLIQPVTKAQLENPNTPRPRQLFSHNDQQDQWRYGDPNTEQSGWGGRLMDYKIADNTNPLLTGMAIGGRSKWLVSQQNLDISINRNGFDNYSYVRPDANWTQNRRTAFQSLLHQNYGNAFAQEFSGTQKRTMDLVEQVGSLINDLPEFTTSLPEQQNRLAESLRMVGRMIAIREQLGMTRQVFYVAMGGFDTHDDQLQNQPALLQQISQALKYFYDLTVELGVENSVTSFTSSEFGRTLTSNGDGTDHAWGNHQLMMGGSVRGGDIYGTMPSLEIGGIDDYRDDGRIIPTSSVEQYAKPILDWYGMDANQLATILPNLSAFDANALDFML